A section of the Carya illinoinensis cultivar Pawnee chromosome 12, C.illinoinensisPawnee_v1, whole genome shotgun sequence genome encodes:
- the LOC122288851 gene encoding phospholipase A1-Ibeta2, chloroplastic: protein MNIGSTLPAQNIHLFRARRASFIRRMSRLNPSARPVAASSMLTTEKPETSTEFTRLHLANLERLLQTSAPPSQLDTQPPQKDSSNYGSMENKGKSPLEGLNLARLWSEVKAAEEMSPRHLNRLQRLLSKTNEYSPRNNLGSKWREYHGSNHWKGLLDPLDENLRREVIRYGEFVQAAYHSFHSNPAMPTEEPPQQRHVALPDRSYKVTKSLYATSSIRLPDMAPDWMTQRSSWIGYVAVCDNNREIQRMGRRDIVIALRGTATCLEWAENVRAQLVEIPENNNNNNKTDANPAQGHSNSKVECGFLSLYKTPGTHVPSLSESVVEEVRRLIDLYKGEALSITITGHSLGAALAVLVADEISTCTASSQTPPVAVFSFGGPRVGNRAFASRIDAQNVKVLRIVNSQDVITRIPGVFVGEELNQKLRNTSIVGQMLDMLEKNMPLAYSHVGTELRVDTKMSPYLKPNADMACCHDLEAYLHLVDGFLASNCPFRANAKRNLGRLLKDQGSNVKKLYTSKALTLNLERDGLPMSSCLPSPS, encoded by the coding sequence ATGAATATCGGTTCCACGCTTCCTGCTCAAAATATCCATCTCTTTCGGGCCAGACGTGCCAGCTTCATACGCCGGATGTCTCGGCTAAACCCTTCGGCAAGACCGGTGGCAGCTTCTTCCATGTTGACGACTGAAAAACCGGAAACATCGACCGAGTTTACTCGGTTACACCTGGCCAACCTAGAGAGACTGCTCCAGACGTCAGCCCCACCGAGCCAACTTGACACGCAACCTCCGCAGAAGGATTCGAGTAATTATGGGTCGATGGAAAACAAGGGGAAAAGTCCACTAGAAGGGCTTAACTTGGCCAGGCTCTGGTCGGAGGTGAAGGCAGCCGAGGAAATGTCGCCGCGGCACCTCAACCGGCTCCAGCGACTCCTATCAAAGACGAACGAATACTCTCCCAGAAACAATCTCGGCAGCAAATGGCGCGAATATCACGGCAGCAACCACTGGAAAGGCCTTCTGGACCCTCTCGACGAGAATCTCCGTCGTGAGGTTATCAGGTACGGCGAGTTCGTTCAAGCTGCTTACCATTCTTTCCACTCCAACCCCGCCATGCCGACTGAGGAGCCGCCTCAGCAACGCCACGTGGCTTTGCCCGATAGGTCTTATAAAGTAACGAAGAGTTTGTATGCCACGTCATCCATCAGATTACCTGACATGGCGCCGGATTGGATGACTCAACGGTCCAGCTGGATAGGTTACGTTGCGGTTTGCGACAACAACAGAGAGATCCAACGAATGGGACGTAGGGATATCGTCATTGCACTCCGTGGTACCGCCACGTGTCTAGAGTGGGCCGAGAATGTTAGAGCCCAACTTGTTGAAATCcctgaaaataataataataataacaaaaccGATGCGAACCCAGCTCAAGGACATTCCAATTCCAAAGTGGAATGCGGGTTCTTGAGTCTGTACAAAACCCCCGGAACCCATGTTCCAAGCCTATCAGAGTCCGTGGTCGAAGAGGTGCGTAGGCTGATAGATCTATACAAAGGCGAGGCTCTAAGCATTACAATCACAGGCCACAGCTTAGGTGCGGCCTTGGCTGTACTCGTTGCCGATGAAATCAGTACATGTACAGCCTCAAGTCAGACGCCACCGGTCGCAGTCTTTTCCTTTGGTGGGCCTCGTGTTGGCAACAGAGCCTTTGCCAGCCGCATTGATGCCCAAAATGTCAAGGTGTTGCGAATTGTTAACTCTCAAGACGTGATCACTAGGATCCCTGGTGTCTTTGTTGGAGAAGAGCTCAACCAAAAGCTAAGGAACACAAGTATTGTCGGACAGATGCTCGACATGCTTGAAAAAAACATGCCATTGGCATACTCCCACGTCGGAACAGAATTGCGGGTCGACACGAAAATGTCGCCGTATCTAAAGCCGAATGCTGACATGGCATGCTGTCATGACTTGGAGGCATACTTGCACTTGGTAGATGGGTTCTTAGCATCCAATTGTCCATTTAGGGCAAATGCTAAAAGGAATTTAGGGAGGTTGCTAAAAGATCAGGGATCTAATGTGAAGAAATTATATACAAGTAAGGCATTAACTTTAAACCTTGAAAGAGATGGACTGCCCATGTCTAGTTGCTTGCCTAGTCCATCTTGA